The stretch of DNA AGTCGAGGTGGAAATTGATGTTTCCGCTCAATTACCAGCGTTTAATACTGTAGGCTTGCCGGAGGGGGCTGTTCGGGAAGCTCGAGAGAGAGTTACCGCCGCTATAAAGAATTCCGGCTACCTTTTTCCGGCCAAACGAATCACGGTAAATCTGGCTCCTGCCGATGTTAAAAAATCGGGTTCCGCTTTTGATTTGCCTATGGCAGTGGGGATATTAGCGGCTATAGGCCAGCTTGTAAATCAGGAAATTGAAGATTACCTGCTTATTGGCGAACTATCCTTAGATGGCAAACTAAGGCCGGTTCCGGGTGTTTTATCAATAGCGATTGAGGCAGGCAAGAAAGGTTTCAAGGGAATCATCCTGCCTGCGGAGAATGCCGATGAGGCGGCAATCGCTGATAATATAACAGTATACCCGGCGAAGAATTTGATTCAGGTTATCGAGTTTCTCGATAATGAAACTGGCATTACTCCTCATAAAATTAACCTTGGAGATATATTCTCAAAAAGCAGAAATTACGTAGTAGATTTTTCTGATGTTAAGGGCCAGGAACACGCCAAACGCGCTTTAGAAATCGCTGCGGCTGGCGGACACAACATTATAATGATTGGCCCGCCAGGCTCTGGCAAGACAATGCTTGCCAAACGGTTTCCGACTATATTGCCCGATATGACGCTTGCCGAAGCGCTTGAGACAACAAAGATATACTCAGCCGGCGGTCATTTAATGCCGGGTCAGGCATTAGTGGCCACTCGGCCATTTAGGTCGCCTCATCATACGATTTCCGATATTGGGTTAACGGGCGGAACAAACAACCTTGTGCCGGGTGAAGTAAGCCTGTCTCATAACGGTGTACTGTTTCTTGATGAGCTGCCCGAATTCAATAAGAATTCCCTCGAAGCACTCCGTCAACCGCTGGAAAATGGCTTTATTAATATAACTCGCGCCGCCGGGTCGGTAGCATATCCCGCCTCATTTATACTTGCCACTGCTTTAAACCCCTGTCCATGCGGTTATTATGGCGATCCAAATCATAATTGCTCATGTTCCAGCGGCCAAATCCAGAAATATATCTCCAAAATATCAGGACCGCTGTTAGATCGCATAGATATTCACATTGAGGTGCCGGCAGTAAAGTTTAAAGAGCTGTCAAGTTTAGCGAATGGTGAAGCATCTGAAGCGATACGCAAACGAGCTAATGAGGCTCGTCAGGTTCAGATTGAACGATTCGCCGATTCTGACGGCACATTCTGCAATGCTCAAATGGAAACACGAATGGTCAGGGATATTTGCAAAATCGACGATGAGTCGTTATCACTGCTGAAAACAGCTATTACTCGTTTAGGCTTATCGGCAAGAGCCTATGACAGGATATTAAAAGTAAGCCGCACAATTGCCGATCTTGAGGGCTTAGAGAATATTAAGGCTCACCATATCTCAGAGGCAATAGGCTACCGTAATCTTGATAGAAACTACTGGGCAACTTAAATTTTAACATAAGATGGTGTAGATTATGTTTACTAATCAGCGTACAATAAAAAAACGAATTTCACTGTCAGGAGTCGGTCTTCACACTGGCGGTCAAACAACAATAACTTTTGTGCCGGCGCCTATTAATCACAGCGTAACTTTTTTCCGCACCGATTTGGAGAACTGCCCTCAGATACCCGCAGATATAGAACATGTTGTTGATATTACACGGGGGACAACTATTGGCATTAATAATATTAAAATTCATACTGTTGAACATGTTCTGGCGGCGATTGCCGGACTTCAAATTGACAATTTGATTGTAGAACTCTCGAACTCTGAACCGCCCGTCATTGACGGCTCAGCCAAACCTTTCGTTGATAAGCTCCTCGAAGCCGGGATAGCCAAGCAGGATGCGCCGAAAAACTATCTCGAAATCGACACGCCTCTGTCCTACTCGGAGAAAGACAGAGGGATTGATATCGTAGTAACCCCATCAAATGATCTGCGCATCACCTTTATGATTGATTATAAGAATCCGGCCTTGGGCACACAGTATACCACACTGGTAGATTTAGACAAAGAGTTCGTTGATGAATTTGCCGCTTCGAGAACGTTTTGTTTTTTAAGCGAGGTTGAAGAACTTCATAAAGCCGGCCTTATTAAAGGAGCCGGATTAGACTCGGCAATTGTATTTGTCGATAGAGAACTCACCAATAAGAAAGCAGATGAACTCAAACAGATAACCGGCTTGAAAGAAAAGGTTTTTGTTGGTAAAACGGGTATCTTAAATGATGTGCCATTGCGTTTCTATAATGAACCGGCGCGACACAAATTAGTTGACCTTCTCGGCGACCTGTTCTTGATTGGAGTGCCGCTCAAAGCTCATATATTAGCCGCGCGTTCCGGCCATGCCGCTAATGTGGAACTGGCTAAAAAAATCCGAACGATTCTTGAGAAAAAACTGCTAACATCAAGGTATGGTTCTGAATCTTCAAATGGAAAATATCTATTAGATATTAATGCTATTATAAAAGCGATGCCTCATCGCTATCCAATGCTGTTAATCGATAGAATTATTGATTTGGAGCCGAAGAAAAAAGTTGTTGCGATAAAAAATGTTACTTTTAACGAACCTCATTTTCTCGGTCATTTCCCGGATCATCCGGTTATGCCCGGAGTGCTTATTGTTGAGGCAATGGCGCAGGCTGGCGGTTTCATGCTTTTAAATTCCATAGAGGAACCCGACAAAAAACTTTTTTATTTTATGGGCATTGATGGTGTCCGGTTCCGTAAACCTGTTGTTCCCGGCGACCAGCTTCGTTTTGAAATCGAGATGGTCCAATACCGTCCAAGATCATGCAAAATTAGCGGCAAGTCTTATGTTGACGGGAAAGTTGTAGCCGAGGGAACATTCTTTGCGGTAATTGTTGACAGATAGATTGTTCACGCTAATGAATAACTAGTAATTGTTCATTATTCATTGCTAATTATTATAAAATGCAATTGACCGATACTATTAATATGATAATCATAAAGCTTGC from Candidatus Zixiibacteriota bacterium encodes:
- a CDS encoding YifB family Mg chelatase-like AAA ATPase translates to MLAKVFSSALLGIESYIVEVEIDVSAQLPAFNTVGLPEGAVREARERVTAAIKNSGYLFPAKRITVNLAPADVKKSGSAFDLPMAVGILAAIGQLVNQEIEDYLLIGELSLDGKLRPVPGVLSIAIEAGKKGFKGIILPAENADEAAIADNITVYPAKNLIQVIEFLDNETGITPHKINLGDIFSKSRNYVVDFSDVKGQEHAKRALEIAAAGGHNIIMIGPPGSGKTMLAKRFPTILPDMTLAEALETTKIYSAGGHLMPGQALVATRPFRSPHHTISDIGLTGGTNNLVPGEVSLSHNGVLFLDELPEFNKNSLEALRQPLENGFINITRAAGSVAYPASFILATALNPCPCGYYGDPNHNCSCSSGQIQKYISKISGPLLDRIDIHIEVPAVKFKELSSLANGEASEAIRKRANEARQVQIERFADSDGTFCNAQMETRMVRDICKIDDESLSLLKTAITRLGLSARAYDRILKVSRTIADLEGLENIKAHHISEAIGYRNLDRNYWAT
- a CDS encoding bifunctional UDP-3-O-[3-hydroxymyristoyl] N-acetylglucosamine deacetylase/3-hydroxyacyl-ACP dehydratase, which produces MFTNQRTIKKRISLSGVGLHTGGQTTITFVPAPINHSVTFFRTDLENCPQIPADIEHVVDITRGTTIGINNIKIHTVEHVLAAIAGLQIDNLIVELSNSEPPVIDGSAKPFVDKLLEAGIAKQDAPKNYLEIDTPLSYSEKDRGIDIVVTPSNDLRITFMIDYKNPALGTQYTTLVDLDKEFVDEFAASRTFCFLSEVEELHKAGLIKGAGLDSAIVFVDRELTNKKADELKQITGLKEKVFVGKTGILNDVPLRFYNEPARHKLVDLLGDLFLIGVPLKAHILAARSGHAANVELAKKIRTILEKKLLTSRYGSESSNGKYLLDINAIIKAMPHRYPMLLIDRIIDLEPKKKVVAIKNVTFNEPHFLGHFPDHPVMPGVLIVEAMAQAGGFMLLNSIEEPDKKLFYFMGIDGVRFRKPVVPGDQLRFEIEMVQYRPRSCKISGKSYVDGKVVAEGTFFAVIVDR